In the Periophthalmus magnuspinnatus isolate fPerMag1 chromosome 4, fPerMag1.2.pri, whole genome shotgun sequence genome, one interval contains:
- the bcar3 gene encoding breast cancer anti-estrogen resistance protein 3 isoform X3, whose translation MSERCNLKDFTAALCCFYNKNSINAKFSRDQFILDCPPEKLRRELEEELKMNGDEPRSHAWYHGAIPRQVSENLVQRDGDFLVRDSLSSPGSYVMTCQWRNAAQHFKINKKVVMLNEAYSRVEYRLDKEGFDSVPALIRYYVGNRKPVSQVVGAIIFQPINRALPLRCIEEKYGLSSSHREASLTTQDKRNQKRLSLNITNGHSHEKHNIHDISPGKDNGLTRGHQLRLKDRCGSQPASLNQILERRRPLKAHQSESFLPLGCKPALSPDTQPPSPKPKSPVFRTGSEPVLSPSFPRRTAEIGQAIRGSDSQLSPKPPPKPSKVFLSRLPRSPALQPLTPPTSCSSQSETCTTLSGRTTASSDSLCLDTPSSTWRSAASPGVRPHYLLLPPDASEVVQHPELDSSLGQPDQRQPSPVELRSNSPLRCPDTNSYNGSMDNLTVPCSYVDRLTKNGHIEAENDTEGHRRGLDRSSYHNAIAALENTSEEEEDNPGKEEEEYDNDFECSFLRPVIETESAFNPSTFDSRLLPEVNKPLEMSVLKRAKELLLSHDHHSIARHLLVADCQVARILGVTAEVKGRMGVASGLELVTLPHGQQLRLDLMERHHTMAIGVAVDILGCTGSVEERASTLNRIILVAVELKDTVGDLFAFTALMKALDMPQITRLEETWTVLRRNFTQTAIGYEKILKPFYKNLYEGTAALGTLVCVPLLVPLLTLMERPPMGPEGAELWETSDHGCDIMLRHLEAAREMAHNSKSYTTNAHKILQGFEIDKDLLEVFKTDFQLRLLWGSRGATVNQSDRYNKFNLILTALSRKLEPPPKTQTLI comes from the exons TTCTCAAGAGACCAGTTCATTTTGGACTGTCCTCCAGAGAAGCTTCGgcgagagctggaggaggagctgaagaTGAACGGAGATGAGCCCAGGAGCCATGCATGGTACCACGGAGCCATACCCAGACAG GTCTCAGAAAACCTGGTGCAGCGAGATGGAGACTTCCTCGTTCGTGATTCACTGTCGAGTCCAGGGAGTTACGTCATGACCTGCCAATGGAGAAACGCTGCTCAGCACTTTAAAATTAATAAGAAG gttgtgATGTTGAATGAAGCTTATTCCAGAGTGGAGTACCGTCTGGATAAAGAAGGATTTGACAGCGTCCCTGCACTTATAAGATACTACGTCGGCAACAGAAAACCCGTCTCACAG GTTGTAGGAGCCATTATTTTTCAACCCATCAATCGTGCGCTGCCTCTCCGCTGTATAGAGGAGAAGTACGGACTGTCCAGTAGTCACAGAGAGGCCAGTCTAACCACACAGGACAAGAGGAACCAAAAACGCCTCAGTTTAAACATTACCAATGGACACTCCCACGAGAAACACAACATACACGATATATCACCCGGCAAGGACAACGGCCTGACCAGAGGACACCAGCTCAG GCTGAAGGATCGCTGTGGGAGTCAACCAGCTAGCCTGAATCAGATCCTGGAAAGACGACGCCCACTCAAGGCACACCAGTCAGAAAGCTTCTTACCACTTG GTTGTAAACCAGCCCTGTCCCCGGACACACAACCGCCCAGTCCGAAGCCCAAGTCCCCAGTGTTTCGGACAGGAAGTGAGCCAGTCCTCAGCCCCTCCTTCCCCCGGAGGACAGCAGAGATAG GCCAGGCCATCAGAGGCTCTGACAGTCAGCTGAGCCCCAAACCTCCTCCTAAACCAAGCAAAGTGTTCCTGTCCCGCCTCCCTCGCTCACCTGCGCTTCAGCCCTTAACCCCGCCCAccagctgctccagccaatcagaaaccTGTACCACTCTATCCGGTCGTACTACTGCCTCTTCAGATTCACTTTGTCTGGACACCCCGAGCTCAACATGGAGAAGTGCGG cTTCTCCAGGGGTGAGACCGCactacctcctcctccccccagACGCCTCTGAGGTGGTCCAGCATCCTGAACTGGACTCAAGTTTGGGACAACCAGACCAACGACAGCCCAGCCCTGTCGAACTCAGGTCTAACAGCCCCCTCCGATGTCCTGACACCAACTCCTACAACGGTTCTATGGACAACCTCACCGTCCCCTGCAGTTACGTGGACAGACTTACTAAAAACGGGCACATTGAAGCTGAGAatgacacagagggacacaggagAGGGCTTGATCGTAGCTCGTACCATAACGCCATCGCTGCTTTGGAAAACACTAGCGAAGAAGAGGAAGATAATCcagggaaggaggaagaggagtatGATAATGACTTTGAATGCAGTTTTCTGAGGCCAGTGATAGAGACTGAATCAGCGTTTAACCCAAGCACGTTTGACTCCCGCCTGCTCCCCGAGGTCAACAAACCCTTGGAGATGTCAGTGCTGAAGAGAGCCAAAGAGCTGCTGCTGAGTCACGACCACCACAGCATCGCCAGGCACCTGCTCGTGGCCGACTGCCAG gttgctaggatactcggAGTGactgcagaggtcaaaggtcggaTGGGTGTGGCCTCAGGTTTGGAGCTTGTGACTCTGCCTCACGGTCAGCAGCTCAGACTGGACCTGATGGAGAG ACACCACACGATGGCGATCGGAGTGGCGGTGGATATTCTGGGATGCACAGGCAGTGTGGAGGAGCGGGCGTCCACACTGAACCGGATCATTCTGGTGGCAGTGGAGTTGAAGGACACTGTGGGAGATCTGTTTGCCTTCACCGCTCTGATGAAGGCTCTGGACATGCCCCAg ATCACTCGATTAGAGGAAACGTGGACAGTTCTTCGGAGGAACTTCACACAAACTGCGATTGGTTATGAGAAAATACTCAAACCTTTTTATAAGAATTTATATGAAGGCACAG CCGCTCTTGGTACTCTGGTCTGTGTCCCTCTCTTGGTGCCCCTGCTCACCCTGATGGAGCGCCCACCCATGGGTCCTgagggggcggagctttggGAGACCAGTGACCATGGCTGTGACATTATGCTGCGCCACCTGGAGGCAGCTCGGGAAATGGCGCACAACTCAAAAAGCTACACCACAAATGCACACAAGATCTTGCAag GTTTTGAGATTGACAAAGATCTACTGGAGGTTTTCAAGACAGACTTTCAGCTGCGCCTGCTGTGGGGAAGCAGAGGAGCAAccgtcaaccaatcagatcgCTACAACAAGTTTAACCTCATCCTCACAGCGTTGTCACGGAAACTGGAGCCCCCacccaaaacacaaacattaatcTGA